From the genome of Burkholderia cepacia ATCC 25416:
GGCGGCGCCGGCGCTTGCCAGGCCGCGCTCAGGCGCGCTTATCCGGTTCCAGCTGCGATTGCAGCAAAATGATTTTGTCCTTGGCCGCCAGCTTTTCCTTCTTCAGCCGGTGCAGCGTGATGTCGTCGATGTCGGAGTGCCCTTCCTTCAGCTCGATCTCCCGAGCGA
Proteins encoded in this window:
- a CDS encoding YdcH family protein, which encodes MQNRHTEQQQELHNRLAALQEQHQQLAREIELKEGHSDIDDITLHRLKKEKLAAKDKIILLQSQLEPDKRA